The Mycolicibacterium smegmatis genome has a window encoding:
- the hsaC gene encoding iron-dependent extradiol dioxygenase HsaC, with amino-acid sequence MSIKSLGYLRIEATDVAAWREYGLKVLGMVEGKGNTDGALYLRMDEFPARLVIVPGEHDRLQVSGWEAANAAELQDIRSRLDAAGTPFKEGTSAELAERRVDEMIVFDDPSGNTLEVFHGVALEHRRVVSPYGHKFVTEEQGLGHVVLTTKDDRETLHFYRDILGFSLRDSMKLPPQLVGRPADGEPAWLRFLGVNPRHHSLAFMPGQTPSGIVHLMVEVENSDDVGLCLDRALRRKVKMSATLGRHVNDKMLSFYMKTPGGFDIEFGCEGLEVDDENWVARESTAVSLWGHDFSVGFK; translated from the coding sequence ATGAGCATCAAGTCGTTGGGTTATCTGCGCATCGAGGCCACCGACGTCGCGGCCTGGCGCGAGTACGGCCTCAAGGTCCTCGGCATGGTCGAGGGCAAGGGCAACACCGACGGTGCGCTCTATCTGCGTATGGACGAGTTCCCGGCGCGGCTGGTGATCGTCCCCGGTGAACACGACCGTCTGCAGGTCTCCGGCTGGGAAGCGGCGAACGCCGCCGAGCTGCAGGACATCCGCAGCCGTCTCGACGCCGCGGGCACTCCGTTCAAGGAGGGCACCTCGGCCGAGCTGGCCGAGCGCCGCGTCGACGAGATGATCGTGTTCGACGACCCCTCGGGCAACACCCTGGAGGTGTTCCACGGCGTCGCGCTCGAGCATCGCCGCGTCGTCAGCCCCTACGGGCACAAGTTCGTCACCGAGGAGCAGGGTCTCGGCCACGTCGTGCTGACCACCAAGGACGACCGCGAGACGCTGCACTTCTACCGTGACATCCTCGGTTTCAGCCTGCGCGATTCGATGAAGCTGCCCCCGCAGCTCGTGGGCCGCCCGGCCGACGGCGAACCCGCGTGGCTGCGGTTCCTGGGCGTCAACCCGCGCCACCACAGCCTGGCGTTCATGCCCGGCCAGACCCCCAGCGGCATCGTCCACCTGATGGTCGAGGTCGAGAACTCCGACGACGTCGGTCTGTGCCTTGACCGTGCGCTGCGCCGCAAGGTGAAGATGTCGGCGACGCTCGGCCGCCACGTCAACGACAAGATGCTGTCGTTCTACATGAAGACACCGGGTGGCTTCGACATCGAATTCGGTTGCGAAGGACTGGAAGTCGACGACGAAAACTGGGTTGCGCGGGAATCCACCGCGGTCAGCCTGTGGGGCCACGACTTCTCCGTCGGGTTCAAGTGA
- the hsaD gene encoding 4,5:9,10-diseco-3-hydroxy-5,9,17-trioxoandrosta-1(10),2-diene-4-oate hydrolase, whose amino-acid sequence MTATQEITFESTSRFADVQAGELAMRLHYHEAGDPSAQTIVLLHGGGPGAASWSNFGRNIAVLAEHFHVLAVDQPGYGLSDKHTEHEQYNRYSAKAVRGLLDHLGVEGRVPLLGNSLGGGTAVRFALDYPDRAGKLVLMGPGGLSVNLFAPDPTEGVKALAKFNVEPTRENLEAFLRIMVFDQKLITPELVEERFAIASTPESLAATRAMGKSFAGADFELGMMWREVYKLRQPVLLIWGREDRVNPLDGALVAVKQIPRVQLHVFGQCGHWAQVEKFDEFNKLTIDFLGG is encoded by the coding sequence GTGACTGCCACACAGGAGATCACGTTCGAATCCACCTCGCGCTTCGCCGATGTGCAGGCCGGCGAGCTGGCCATGCGGTTGCACTACCACGAGGCCGGTGACCCGTCCGCGCAGACCATCGTGCTGCTGCACGGCGGCGGTCCCGGTGCGGCCAGCTGGTCGAACTTCGGCCGCAACATCGCGGTGCTCGCCGAGCATTTCCACGTGCTGGCCGTCGATCAGCCCGGTTACGGGCTGTCGGACAAGCACACCGAACACGAGCAGTACAACCGCTACAGCGCCAAGGCCGTGCGCGGCCTGCTCGACCACCTCGGTGTCGAGGGCCGAGTTCCGCTGCTGGGCAACTCACTCGGCGGCGGTACGGCGGTGCGGTTTGCGCTCGACTACCCCGACCGGGCCGGCAAGCTCGTGCTGATGGGTCCCGGTGGGCTCAGCGTCAACCTGTTCGCGCCCGATCCCACCGAGGGCGTCAAGGCGCTCGCGAAGTTCAACGTCGAACCGACGCGCGAGAATCTCGAAGCCTTCCTGCGGATCATGGTGTTCGACCAGAAGCTCATCACGCCGGAGCTGGTCGAGGAGCGGTTCGCGATCGCCAGCACGCCGGAATCGCTGGCCGCCACCAGGGCGATGGGGAAGTCCTTCGCCGGAGCGGACTTCGAGCTCGGCATGATGTGGCGCGAGGTCTACAAGCTGCGTCAGCCGGTGCTGCTGATCTGGGGCCGCGAGGACCGCGTGAACCCGCTCGACGGCGCGCTCGTGGCCGTCAAACAGATTCCACGGGTTCAGCTCCACGTGTTCGGGCAGTGTGGACACTGGGCACAGGTCGAGAAGTTCGACGAATTCAACAAGCTCACCATCGACTTCCTGGGAGGCTAG
- the hsaA gene encoding 3-hydroxy-9,10-secoandrosta-1,3,5(10)-triene-9,17-dione monooxygenase oxygenase subunit, which produces MTSIEQRDVQAVLAGVDDLLPKLRERAQAAEELRQIPQESIDELDELGFFKLLQPEQWGGLQADPTVFYEAVRRLASACGSTGWVASIIGVHNWHLALFDQKAQDEVWGDDPTVRVSSSYAPMGAGVVTETGDGYIVNGAWQWSSGSEHATWAFLGGPVIKDGRPVDFGSFLIPRTEYTIDDVWHVVGLRGTGSNTIVVKDVFVPRHRFLSYKAMNDGTAGGYATNTAPVYKMPWGTVHPTTISAPIVGMAYGAYAAHVEHQGKRVRAAFAGEKSKDDPFAKVRIAEAASDIDAAWRQLIGNVGEEYELLKAGKEIPFDLRARARRDQVRATGRAIASIDLLFESAGATALINTAPLQRFWRDAHAGRVHAANEPERAYLIFGNHEFGLPPADTMV; this is translated from the coding sequence GTGACGTCCATTGAACAGCGTGACGTGCAGGCGGTCCTCGCCGGCGTTGATGATCTGCTGCCGAAGCTGCGGGAACGCGCCCAGGCCGCGGAGGAGCTGCGTCAGATCCCGCAGGAGTCGATCGACGAACTCGATGAGCTCGGCTTCTTCAAGCTGTTGCAGCCCGAGCAGTGGGGTGGCCTGCAGGCCGATCCGACGGTGTTCTACGAGGCCGTTCGCCGGCTGGCCAGCGCGTGCGGATCCACCGGGTGGGTCGCATCGATCATCGGCGTGCACAACTGGCACCTCGCGCTGTTCGATCAGAAGGCCCAGGACGAGGTGTGGGGCGACGATCCGACCGTCCGGGTGTCCTCGTCGTACGCGCCGATGGGCGCGGGCGTGGTCACCGAGACCGGCGACGGCTACATCGTCAACGGCGCCTGGCAGTGGTCGTCCGGCAGCGAGCACGCCACGTGGGCGTTCCTCGGCGGCCCGGTGATCAAGGACGGCCGCCCGGTCGACTTCGGCAGCTTCCTGATCCCGCGCACCGAGTACACGATCGACGACGTGTGGCACGTGGTCGGTCTGCGCGGCACCGGCAGCAACACGATCGTGGTCAAGGACGTCTTCGTGCCGCGCCATCGCTTCCTGTCCTACAAGGCCATGAACGACGGCACCGCGGGTGGATATGCGACCAACACCGCGCCGGTGTACAAGATGCCTTGGGGCACCGTGCATCCCACGACCATCTCGGCACCCATCGTGGGCATGGCCTACGGCGCGTACGCGGCCCACGTCGAGCATCAGGGCAAGCGTGTGCGTGCGGCGTTCGCCGGTGAGAAGTCCAAGGACGATCCGTTCGCCAAGGTCCGTATCGCCGAGGCCGCCAGCGATATCGACGCCGCGTGGCGTCAGCTGATCGGAAACGTGGGCGAGGAATACGAACTGCTCAAGGCGGGCAAGGAGATCCCGTTCGACCTGCGCGCCCGTGCCCGCCGCGATCAGGTGCGTGCCACGGGCCGCGCCATCGCCTCGATCGACCTGCTCTTCGAATCGGCCGGCGCCACGGCGTTGATCAACACCGCACCGCTGCAACGGTTCTGGCGCGATGCGCATGCGGGTCGCGTGCACGCCGCCAACGAACCCGAGCGTGCCTACCTGATCTTCGGCAACCACGAATTCGGTCTTCCGCCCGCGGACACGATGGTCTGA
- a CDS encoding ferredoxin--NADP reductase translates to MTDEPLGSHVLELQVAEVVEETSDARSLVFTVPEGAEIAADRLRYSPGQFLTLRVPSDRTGSVARCYSLSSSPTTDDRLTVTVKRTADGYASNWLCDNAHAGMRIHVLAPSGTFVPKDLDTDFLLLAAGSGITPMMAICKSALAEGTGNVVLIYANRDENSVIFAGALRELGAKYPDRLTVVHWLETVQGLPTAAGLGALAKPFAGREAFICGPGPFMTAAEDALRAAGTPDDHIHIEVFKSLESDPFAAVVIPEDDGDDGDDQGPATAVVTLDGTTHEIRWPRSAKLLDVLLDKGLDAPFSCREGHCGACAVLKKSGEVHMEINDVLEPSDLEEGLILGCQATPVSDSVEVTYDE, encoded by the coding sequence GTGACTGATGAGCCCCTGGGCAGCCACGTGCTCGAACTGCAGGTGGCCGAGGTCGTCGAGGAGACCTCCGACGCCCGCTCCCTGGTGTTCACGGTGCCCGAGGGCGCCGAGATCGCCGCGGACCGGCTTCGGTACTCCCCCGGCCAGTTCCTGACGCTGCGGGTCCCCAGCGACCGCACCGGGTCGGTCGCACGCTGCTACTCGCTGTCCTCGTCGCCGACCACCGACGACCGGCTCACGGTGACGGTCAAGCGCACCGCCGACGGTTACGCCTCGAACTGGCTGTGCGACAACGCCCACGCCGGCATGCGCATCCACGTCCTGGCGCCCTCGGGTACGTTCGTGCCGAAGGACCTCGACACCGACTTCCTGCTTCTGGCCGCGGGCAGCGGCATCACGCCGATGATGGCGATCTGCAAATCCGCGCTCGCCGAGGGCACCGGCAACGTGGTGCTGATCTACGCCAACCGCGACGAGAACTCGGTGATCTTCGCTGGCGCACTGCGCGAACTGGGCGCGAAATACCCCGACCGGCTGACCGTGGTGCACTGGCTGGAGACCGTGCAGGGCCTGCCGACGGCGGCCGGCCTCGGCGCGCTCGCCAAGCCGTTCGCCGGGCGTGAGGCGTTCATCTGCGGGCCCGGTCCGTTCATGACCGCAGCCGAGGACGCGCTGCGCGCCGCGGGCACCCCCGACGACCACATCCACATCGAGGTGTTCAAGTCGCTGGAGTCCGATCCGTTCGCCGCGGTCGTGATCCCCGAGGACGACGGGGACGACGGGGACGACCAGGGCCCGGCGACCGCTGTGGTGACGCTGGACGGCACCACACACGAGATCCGTTGGCCGCGTTCGGCCAAGCTGCTCGATGTACTGCTGGACAAGGGTCTCGACGCGCCGTTCTCGTGCCGCGAGGGACACTGCGGCGCCTGCGCGGTGCTCAAGAAATCCGGCGAGGTGCACATGGAGATCAACGACGTGCTGGAGCCGTCGGATCTCGAGGAGGGTCTGATCCTGGGTTGCCAGGCGACACCCGTGTCCGATTCCGTCGAAGTCACCTACGACGAATAG